The genomic segment ACCTCTTTTGTGATGTTGTCTATTTGTAATTGTAGCCTATGTTCTTTTGGCTGCTGGATACTTCCATTGTAGAAAAAgtagaagaaacaaaaagtaaaaactcaTCTTGTTCCAAAGCTATGTCAACGTGTTTCCCAAGGAGGCAATAAAAGCTCACTTCCAGAGCTACactgagaggaggagcagcactGACAGAGGAGAGCTGCAACGTCACATTTCctcaaatgaaagtgaaagttgGTCTGAGCGACAGCACAGCTGCAGTCGAGACaagtctctctgtttctctctaaaGAAACATTCAGCTGAATCCATCAGGTTTTTctcaacaaaacagcagaagcTCTGCCAAACACTGGTGAGTACACTGCCCTACAAAGCCAAAATGCACTGACTACATGTTTGGTCAGTTTAGTTAAAACCAGAGTCTGACTTTGTTACATCTGTTCTACCATATAAAAATTCCTCAGTGCATGCTATGTTAACCGAGTTCTCCTGCTCACGGAGCCGTGCCGGCAGGGCCTACAGGTACCTAAGCTCTATAAATAGATATCTGTATATGATTACAGAATATGTAgccaagggacaagattttggtattgGTAGCTTTCTAGTTTCCTGAgattgctaatcggactgtaaacaatgacagATGCACAGAAGAGGAAATCTTGGCCCTTGGCTACACAGGAAGCCCTGTTGGCCATTGATTCCAGAGGCTAAATCATCGGCTTCCATATAACAACAACACTAACGCTAGCTGAGCTGGCACTGCAAtgtaaagttccacaaaaaggaacatgaaataacataatattcacacagtttctcttgactgtacCTTAATATTACAACATTATACCATCGCCCCAGCCTGTGGGAGTAAGTTAACCCTGATCTACttctacagttttattttttcacacttttgtCCTCAGAGTGTAGATATGTCTGCTGCCAGCTGTCTGCTGACTGAAGATCAGTTTCTGTGCTCCATCTGTCTGGATGTGTTCACTAATCCAGTCAGCACACCATGTGGACACAACTTCTGTAAAACCTGCATCACTGAACACTGGAATATTAATGTCCCGTGTCAGTGTCCCAACTGTAAAAAGGTTTTCAACACACGACCTGAGCTGCGGGTCAATACCTTCATCTCTGAGATGGCTGCTCAGTTCAGACAGTCAGCTCAACAgaaagccagcagcagcagctcagagcagCACGTTGCCAAACCAGGAGAAGTTCCCTGTGACGTCTGCACTGGAACCAAACTGAAGGCCCTGaagtcctgcctggtgtgtctggCCTCCTACTGTGAGACTCACCTGGAGCCTCATCTGACAATGTCAGGCCTGAAAAGACATCAGATGATCGACCCCGTGGAGAACCTGGAAGGCAGGATGTGTACGAAGCACGATAAACTGCTGGAGCTGTTCTGTAAGACCGACCAGACGTGTGTCTGCATGCTCTGCACTGTTTTagaccacaagacacatgatgTTGTTCCTCTGAAAGAAGAATATGAAGATAAGAAGGCCGAGCTGGGGAAGACAGAGGCTGAAACTCAGCAGCTGATCCACAAGAGACGACTGAAGATTCAGGAGATCAAACGCTCAGTGGAGCTCAGTAaggaagatgcagacagagagatagcagGTGGTGTTCAGGTCTTCACCGCACTGAAGGAGTCTGTTGAGAGAAGCCAGGCCGAGCTCATCGACACgctcagagagaagcagagaaagacagagaaacaggctgAAGGCTTCATCCAAGAGCTGGAACAGGAAATCTCTGAGCTGAAGAAGAGAAGCTctgagctggagcagctctcacgctctgaagaccacctccacctcctccaaagCCTCCCGTCCCTGAACGCTGCTCCACCCACCAAGGACTGGACAGAAGTCAGCGTCCGTCCACCTTCATATGAGGGGACTGTGGTGAGAGCCGTGAATCAGCTGGAGGAGACGCTCagtaaacagatgaagaagctgCTCGCTGAGGTTGAGCTGAAGAGGGTCCAGCAGTACGCAGTGGATGTGACACTCGATCCCGATACAGCAAATCCCTATCTCATCCTGTCTGATGATGGAAAAAGAGTGCATGATAGTGATGTGAAGAAGAATCTCCCAGACAACCCAGACAGATTTTCTTATTGTACTAGTGTCTTAGCAAAGCAGAGTTTCTCTTCAGGAAGATTTTATTACGAGGTTCAGGTTAAAGGGAAGACTGACTGGGATTTAGGAGTGGTCAGAGAGTCGGTCAACAGGAAGGGAAAAATCACAGCGAACCCTCAGGATGGTTATTGGATGATATGTTTGAGGAATGAAATTGAGTATGAAGCTCTTGCTGGCCCtgcagtctgtctctctctgaagtctcAGCCTGAGACGGTGGGGGTGTTTGTGGATTATGAGGAGGGTCTGGTCTCCTTTTATGATGCTGATGCTGCAGCTCTGATCTACTCCTTTACTGgctgctgcttcactgagaaactctaCCCATACTTCGGTCCCAGTCTTAACTATGGTGGTAAAAACTCTGCCCCTCTGATCATCTCTCCTGTCAGTCACTCAGAGTAGAACAACCATTTGATTTACAGAAAGATTCACTAtcatttaatgtaataaatgtatatttactgGTGACTGtgtatacattgtttttttcagattccgatttgtttttctgatactgattaatcaactgatgactgattgattgatctAATGTAACCTAATATATTCTAATAACTGCATTACCTGCTTTCAAGAATGTTAAATCATCAACAACAAGGTGCACAGCGATAAGAAGCAGTTGCACGTTCCTAAAAGTCTGGGTTCCATTgtgtaattttaattattgtatatataaaaaGTGTTGCATACTGGCACAAATTACTGAAGAGCAGTTTATGACAaaagtcatttgtttttctctttttctttttaaataaacaaaagcaaaatcaagTTTTTATTGCGTCTGATTAAGTTATTGTTTTGGATTGATGTCaaagctgaaaaacagctgATGGAGTTTCTAATGGCCACCAAATCATGTGATTAAAAACACCATCAGCTGTTCTCAGACTGACTTGAGCTGACGAGCTCCGACACCCCATCACATCTGAGGCAGTTGGTAGTGTGAGATAATGTAGTGTTGTTTAAGGTCTGAGGTGTGTTTGAGCAGCTGATATGAACACTAAACCAGTGCTGCTAGTTTGGAGAGAACAAGTGACATCTGAGGACGCCCTCTAGTTGAGTTCATAACAAACTGCAGCCTGTGGCCACAAGAGGACATGCTCTTCATAAATAACTACACAGTCTGATGCTGAAGCAGATCACATGAATGCAGGAGCACAATGAAATCTGGGTCTAATTGGTACAAGTACTCTGtctattgtctttttttgtgtgttttgtagttttttgagCTCATTCTAAAATCAGAAACTTTGCTATCACTTAAGAAGACTTTAAGTTAAAAAGTATTGTACTTCAACTACTTATAATGAGGGAGACTCACAGAGAAGCCCATTAATCTACTGCTGTGGCCCAATCAGAAGGATTCTCCATCTCAGCTCAAAACTCTGATTTCCCTCCTTCTAATGTAATCTGAGAGAAATctttcagacagagaaaagctgctCAGCACTTTGGAGAACAGCAGTGAAGTGCAGAGGGATTAGTTGCTGTGATGGATCACAGACTGTTTGGAACAGATACATACTGACATGGTTACAGTCACAATGGCACATTGGCAGAGGCAggaagtaacaaagtacatttacttacgTACAAAAGTACAAAGATCAGGCTGCCAAACTTTACTGGAGGATTTCCATTTTTGGAAGCTTTTTACTTTTCCACCACTACATCTAagggggaaatattgtactttttactccactacatctgtCTAACAGCTGGATTTGCtgtttactttgcagattcacattttacattcaacaGTAAATAAACTCATATCACTGTTGTTGCGTAATCTTGTAATTTGAAACAACAAATGCTTGTTGAttcaaatatgctttttttacataatctaaaaaatattctaaaccCGTAGAGGGACTTCATGTAATCCACCATCTCATCTGATGACGTGACCCCCAAAAAACTGGTCTAAGTTTTCCAATCAACAGCGACAATATGATGCATTTAACTTTCTCAATAGTATAAAAGATCTAAGGCCGCCTGAAACAGCTACAACATTAGCATCAGTCATTGCCATTGAAAGGGAAATGTCACAATAAGTACTTTTaaccagtaaaaacaaaatatgatagCTCCTCAAAAAAGAGTAATCCAACTTATCAGCGACATTTGTGAGGTTTGTGGTGGAACTGATTCACAACAGTATTATGAACAATAAATAACACTGATACCAAATACACAATGAATacacatttttagcttttttagttttttagttaaGCTGTCATTGAGTATGTTTACGTGCACATTAAAGATGCTATTGATAATATTGATAACATCCATCCACTAGATGGCGAActccccctctccccttccAGTCCAGTGGTTgtcagttcgttgcacaacctgcatatttcatggtcgagtgga from the Siniperca chuatsi isolate FFG_IHB_CAS linkage group LG4, ASM2008510v1, whole genome shotgun sequence genome contains:
- the LOC122874790 gene encoding E3 ubiquitin-protein ligase TRIM21-like — encoded protein: MSAASCLLTEDQFLCSICLDVFTNPVSTPCGHNFCKTCITEHWNINVPCQCPNCKKVFNTRPELRVNTFISEMAAQFRQSAQQKASSSSSEQHVAKPGEVPCDVCTGTKLKALKSCLVCLASYCETHLEPHLTMSGLKRHQMIDPVENLEGRMCTKHDKLLELFCKTDQTCVCMLCTVLDHKTHDVVPLKEEYEDKKAELGKTEAETQQLIHKRRLKIQEIKRSVELSKEDADREIAGGVQVFTALKESVERSQAELIDTLREKQRKTEKQAEGFIQELEQEISELKKRSSELEQLSRSEDHLHLLQSLPSLNAAPPTKDWTEVSVRPPSYEGTVVRAVNQLEETLSKQMKKLLAEVELKRVQQYAVDVTLDPDTANPYLILSDDGKRVHDSDVKKNLPDNPDRFSYCTSVLAKQSFSSGRFYYEVQVKGKTDWDLGVVRESVNRKGKITANPQDGYWMICLRNEIEYEALAGPAVCLSLKSQPETVGVFVDYEEGLVSFYDADAAALIYSFTGCCFTEKLYPYFGPSLNYGGKNSAPLIISPVSHSE